Within the Crocosphaera sp. UHCC 0190 genome, the region TAGTTAAAGATTTTTTAAGTCGTAAGGGCTTAAGTTGAAATTTTTGCTATAATCATCAATACATTGTTGTTCAATTAACTAAAAATATAAAAATAATGCTCAAAAACAAAACAATAATCAGAATTATATGTCCATTAATTCTGACTTCTATTTCCGGTGTTTATTCAAGTTCTATTAGTCAAATTTCTGCTAATGAAACTCGACGAAATCAACCCATTTATTTAGCACAAAATCAACTCAAAAATTCCTTAGAAGGAACGGAATGGCAGTTAGTCGCATGGCATGAAAATCAACCCTTAACAGATAAATCAGCAACCCTTACTTTTGACAAAGAAAGAGTATTTGGAACCGGTGGATGCAACCGTTACACCGCAGGATATGAACAGAATGATAATAGATTAAAAGTAGACGTTATTGCCGCTACTCGTATGGCCTGTCCTGAAGAAATAATGACCCAAGAAATGTTATTTTTAGCAGCATTAGAAGGAGCCAAAATTTATACAATAAATTCTCAAGGTCAATTACAAATTGCTTATATTAAGCAAAAACAATTAGGAATTATTACCTTTAAACCTCTTTCTAAGAGCAATACACCTACAACAGAAAAAACCGTTTATATCAGTCCTGAAACTGTAGATTGTATCGGAGTTGCACCAAAAAAATGCTTACAAATAAAAGAAACCCCAGGAGACAATTGGACATTATTTTATGAATCTATTGAAGGATTTACCTATGAACCTGGTTACAATTATCAAGTAAGAATTGCTCAAAAAAAAATCCTAACCCTCCGGTAGATAGCAGTAATATTCGTTGGTCATTAGTAGAAGTTATTAGTAAGACTCCTGAAAAACAACAGACGAAAATCTGGTTAGATAATGATCTAAATAATTGGAATAAATCAGGTGCAATGATTCCCAATGCACCGAAAATTGATGCTGAACCCCCAAGTATTGATCGCTGTAAAAATCAATTAAGAGAGGCAAAAACTGATCAAGAGAAAGCCATTATTCGGGCCGGTTGGGACTTATTTGGCCCCATACAAACCTATGATAAAACAAGTGTGATAACTGCCATGAGTGGAGTTGATGGAATGTGTCGTCCTTTAGGTTATCAAGCATTTGTTTTTGTGGAAGGACAATTTGCAGGAACCCTATCTCCTGAAACCATGAATTCTCGTTTAGATGGGGATATTTCTCGTATTTTTTTAACCAGTCCATCCAGTTTATTTGTAGAATATAAGAGATATAGAGAAAGTGATCCTTTGTGTTGTCCTTCAGGAACAAATCGGGTGGATTTTAAAATTGAACCCAAAGACGCGAAACCTTTTTTAGTTCCTGTAAATGTAACAACAGAAAATAAGTAAGGAGTTAATCAAAATGTCTACAGATATTTATAATTATTCAAGGTACAGAGCTTGACTTTTAATCCTATAG harbors:
- a CDS encoding META and DUF4377 domain-containing protein — its product is MLKNKTIIRIICPLILTSISGVYSSSISQISANETRRNQPIYLAQNQLKNSLEGTEWQLVAWHENQPLTDKSATLTFDKERVFGTGGCNRYTAGYEQNDNRLKVDVIAATRMACPEEIMTQEMLFLAALEGAKIYTINSQGQLQIAYIKQKQLGIITFKPLSKSNTPTTEKTVYISPETVDCIGVAPKKCLQIKETPGDNWTLFYESIEGFTYEPGYNYQVRIAQKKILTLR
- a CDS encoding LppP/LprE family lipoprotein is translated as MIPNAPKIDAEPPSIDRCKNQLREAKTDQEKAIIRAGWDLFGPIQTYDKTSVITAMSGVDGMCRPLGYQAFVFVEGQFAGTLSPETMNSRLDGDISRIFLTSPSSLFVEYKRYRESDPLCCPSGTNRVDFKIEPKDAKPFLVPVNVTTENK